One stretch of Aeromicrobium fastidiosum DNA includes these proteins:
- the nadC gene encoding carboxylating nicotinate-nucleotide diphosphorylase, which produces MLERRQIQRVVDLALDEDAPFGDLTSQTLVPSTAVAHAQLVAREPGVLAGAEVFVVAMTTLDPTVDVTVHLADGDAFETGAVLASVDGPARVVLQAERVALNLVQRMTGIATLTRTYVEAVAGTRARVVDTRKTTPGLRALERHAVRCGGGHNHRYSLSDAVMAKDNHLAVIPDITAALRRAADDLPHTTHIEVEVDRLDQIETVLASGVVGTIMLDNFSLDDLRAGVAQVGGRARVEASGGITLETIRGVAETGVDVISVGALTHSVRALDLGLDITVH; this is translated from the coding sequence ATGCTTGAGCGCCGTCAGATCCAACGCGTCGTCGACCTCGCCCTCGACGAGGACGCCCCGTTCGGCGACCTCACCTCGCAGACCCTCGTGCCGTCCACCGCGGTCGCTCACGCCCAGCTCGTCGCGCGGGAGCCGGGCGTCCTCGCGGGTGCCGAGGTGTTCGTCGTCGCGATGACGACGCTCGACCCGACCGTCGACGTCACGGTGCACCTGGCCGACGGTGACGCCTTCGAGACCGGCGCGGTGCTGGCGAGTGTCGACGGCCCCGCGCGCGTCGTGCTGCAGGCCGAGCGCGTCGCGCTCAACCTCGTGCAGCGCATGACCGGCATCGCGACCCTCACCCGCACGTACGTCGAGGCCGTCGCGGGCACCCGCGCGCGCGTCGTCGACACCCGCAAGACGACTCCCGGCCTGCGCGCGCTCGAGCGCCACGCGGTGCGCTGCGGGGGCGGTCACAACCACCGCTACTCGCTCTCGGACGCCGTGATGGCCAAGGACAACCACCTCGCGGTCATCCCCGACATCACCGCCGCCCTGCGCCGCGCCGCCGACGACCTGCCGCACACGACGCACATCGAGGTCGAGGTCGACCGGCTCGACCAGATCGAGACGGTGCTGGCGTCCGGCGTCGTCGGCACGATCATGCTCGACAACTTCAGCCTCGACGACCTGCGAGCGGGCGTCGCCCAGGTCGGCGGACGTGCACGCGTCGAGGCCAGCGGCGGCATCACGCTCGAGACGATCCGCGGCGTGGCCGAGACCGGTGTCGACGTCATCTCGGTCGGGGCGCTGACCCACAGCGTCCGCGCCCTCGACCTCGGTCTCGACATCACGGTCCATTGA
- a CDS encoding cysteine desulfurase family protein gives MIYLDEAATTPVRREVMEAMWPYLGPQFGNPSSHHEVGEAAARALVQARADVAAVLGCRASEITFTSGGTESDNTAIKGIALAAPRGRHVVVSAVEHPAVLESAQFLGRIGYEVTVVGVDEHGSVQPDALAAVLRDDTTLVSVQHANNEVGTIQPIAELSALAAGHGVPFHTDAVQTAGWLDLDVGRLGVQALSISGHKIGAPKGVGVMYVNRRVPFEPLIHGGGQEGGRRSGTENVAAAVGMAAALRLAAGSSDETAGRRDDFIARVLRELPGASLTGSPHDRLPGSASFVLPGTSGESILLELEARGIVCSSGSACAAGSDDPSHVLVAMGVADEVAQTAVRFTFGRSTTADDLETAATELVTAVHFVGGLAT, from the coding sequence TTGATCTATCTCGACGAGGCGGCCACCACGCCGGTCAGACGTGAGGTCATGGAGGCGATGTGGCCGTACCTCGGGCCGCAGTTCGGCAATCCGTCGAGCCACCACGAGGTCGGTGAGGCGGCTGCGCGCGCTCTCGTGCAGGCCCGGGCCGATGTCGCCGCGGTGCTCGGCTGCCGCGCGTCGGAGATCACCTTCACCTCGGGTGGCACGGAGTCCGACAACACCGCGATCAAGGGCATCGCCCTGGCCGCCCCCCGTGGGCGCCACGTCGTCGTGTCGGCCGTCGAGCACCCGGCGGTGCTCGAGTCGGCGCAGTTCTTGGGCCGCATCGGCTACGAGGTCACGGTCGTGGGGGTCGACGAGCACGGCAGCGTGCAGCCGGACGCGCTCGCGGCGGTGCTGCGCGACGACACGACACTCGTCAGCGTGCAGCACGCCAACAACGAGGTCGGCACGATCCAGCCCATCGCCGAGCTGTCGGCCCTGGCCGCGGGGCACGGGGTGCCGTTCCACACCGATGCCGTGCAGACGGCCGGCTGGCTCGATCTCGACGTCGGACGTCTGGGGGTGCAGGCGTTGAGCATCTCGGGCCACAAGATCGGCGCACCCAAGGGCGTCGGCGTGATGTACGTCAACCGGCGGGTGCCGTTCGAGCCGTTGATCCACGGAGGCGGGCAGGAGGGCGGACGCCGCTCGGGCACCGAGAACGTCGCCGCTGCCGTCGGCATGGCCGCGGCGCTCCGACTCGCGGCCGGTTCGTCCGACGAGACCGCCGGACGACGCGACGACTTCATCGCCCGCGTGCTGCGCGAGCTGCCGGGTGCGAGCCTGACCGGGTCGCCGCACGACCGACTCCCCGGCAGCGCGTCCTTCGTCCTTCCCGGCACGAGCGGGGAGTCGATCCTGCTCGAGCTGGAGGCGCGAGGCATCGTCTGCTCGTCCGGCTCGGCCTGTGCCGCGGGCAGCGACGACCCCTCCCACGTCCTGGTCGCGATGGGCGTGGCCGACGAGGTGGCGCAGACGGCGGTGCGGTTCACGTTCGGCCGATCGACCACCGCGGACGACCTCGAGACGGCCGCGACCGAGCTGGTCACCGCGGTGCATTTCGTCGGCGGGCTGGCCACATGA
- a CDS encoding DUF3995 domain-containing protein has translation MSRPPMGPPRPGTRWLAAAAVLGLAHALVSLLWLFGSPWLLDTVGGQLERWGREGGAVVRLALLCVVLAKVTAVGALWLAVQRRGRFERLVAGVAGAVLTVYGGVLTIAGIAIVCFGAADISRSSDPRALRWHAFFWDPWFLLWGACTLAALRASRRR, from the coding sequence GTGAGTCGTCCGCCGATGGGGCCTCCTCGCCCCGGCACGAGGTGGCTGGCGGCAGCTGCGGTGCTGGGTCTGGCACACGCCCTCGTCAGCCTGCTGTGGCTGTTCGGATCGCCCTGGTTGCTCGACACCGTCGGCGGTCAGCTCGAACGCTGGGGCCGCGAGGGCGGTGCCGTCGTCCGGCTCGCGCTGCTCTGCGTGGTGCTCGCCAAGGTCACCGCTGTCGGGGCGCTGTGGCTCGCGGTGCAGCGTCGCGGCAGATTCGAGCGGCTGGTGGCCGGGGTGGCCGGTGCCGTCCTGACGGTGTACGGAGGCGTGCTGACCATCGCCGGCATCGCGATCGTGTGCTTCGGTGCCGCCGACATCTCGCGGAGCAGCGATCCGCGCGCCCTGCGGTGGCACGCATTCTTCTGGGACCCGTGGTTCCTCCTCTGGGGGGCGTGCACGCTCGCGGCGCTGCGGGCGAGCCGCCGCCGCTGA
- a CDS encoding DsbA family oxidoreductase — MSNPVKVDIWSDIACPWCFVGKRRFETAAAAFVAEGGELEIEYHSFELAPDTPVDFEGSEVDFLVAHKHMPAGQVEQMLAQMTELAAAEGLSYDFDALQHTNTVKAHELLHFAKTKGRQLDLVERLFAAYFEQGRHVGRVEDLADVAAEIGLDRDEALAALNASTHLPDVVADKEQAMAYGISGVPFFVLDRRLGVSGAQDPSAFAEALREASNHAGASA, encoded by the coding sequence ATGAGCAACCCCGTCAAGGTCGACATCTGGTCAGACATCGCATGCCCCTGGTGCTTCGTCGGGAAGCGCCGCTTCGAGACGGCTGCGGCCGCCTTCGTCGCCGAGGGTGGTGAGCTGGAGATCGAGTACCACTCGTTCGAGCTCGCCCCCGACACACCGGTCGACTTCGAGGGATCCGAGGTCGACTTCCTGGTCGCGCACAAGCACATGCCGGCCGGCCAGGTCGAGCAGATGCTGGCGCAGATGACCGAGCTCGCGGCCGCCGAGGGCCTGTCGTACGACTTCGACGCCCTCCAGCACACCAACACCGTCAAGGCCCACGAGCTGCTGCACTTCGCGAAGACGAAGGGCCGCCAGCTCGACCTGGTCGAGCGGCTGTTCGCGGCCTACTTCGAGCAGGGACGGCACGTCGGCCGGGTCGAGGACCTGGCCGACGTCGCCGCCGAGATCGGTCTCGACCGCGACGAGGCTCTGGCGGCGCTGAACGCCTCGACCCACCTGCCCGACGTCGTCGCCGACAAGGAGCAGGCCATGGCGTACGGCATCAGCGGTGTCCCGTTCTTCGTCCTCGATCGGCGGCTCGGCGTGTCCGGTGCGCAGGACCCGTCGGCCTTCGCCGAAGCGCTGCGCGAGGCGTCGAACCATGCGGGTGCTTCGGCATGA
- a CDS encoding universal stress protein, producing the protein MTIAVAYRPDEFGRAALEWAAEHATAVDDSIVVINISRGEPRLDAGFARGRDIQGITESLTAKGVSLEVRQTVGDNVSDAVLFEAEQAGASLIVVGIRRRSPVGKMLMGSVAQSILLDASVPVVAVKP; encoded by the coding sequence ATGACAATTGCCGTGGCCTACCGGCCTGACGAGTTCGGACGCGCAGCCCTCGAGTGGGCGGCGGAGCACGCCACCGCCGTCGACGACTCCATCGTCGTGATCAACATCAGCCGTGGCGAGCCGCGCCTCGACGCGGGGTTCGCCCGCGGGCGCGACATCCAGGGCATCACCGAGAGCCTGACGGCCAAGGGCGTCTCGCTCGAGGTGCGTCAGACGGTCGGCGACAACGTCTCCGACGCCGTCCTGTTCGAGGCCGAGCAGGCCGGCGCGTCCCTCATCGTGGTGGGCATCCGTCGGCGCAGCCCCGTCGGCAAGATGCTGATGGGCAGCGTCGCGCAGTCGATCCTGCTCGATGCGTCCGTGCCGGTCGTCGCCGTCAAGCCCTGA
- the tyrS gene encoding tyrosine--tRNA ligase, giving the protein MTHVLDDLEARGLVAHSTDRDALRAELSAGPITYYVGFDPTAPSLHIGNLLQILTARRLQLAGHRPLLLVGGSTGLIGDPKEAGERVMNTRETVADWVERIASQVSRFVDFDGDNGATIVNNLDWTSGLSTIDFLRDIGKHFPVNRMLARDVVSSRLESGISYTEFSYVLLQSMDFLELNRRHGCVLQTGGSDQWGNITAGVELIRRADGKKAHALATPLITKADGTKFGKTESGTVWLDPELMSPYAFYQSWIQAEDSKVVEYLKQFTFIELDEIAQIEAEHLEKPGLRAAQRRLAAEMTTIVHGEAETAAAELASRALFGRAELADLPEATLAAALREAGAAELAASDRPTIVDALVATGLADSKSAARRAVGEGGAYLNNERVTDPDLELTSDLLLYSTWAVIRKGKRSVSGVSIA; this is encoded by the coding sequence GTGACCCACGTCCTCGACGACCTCGAAGCGCGCGGCCTCGTCGCGCACTCGACAGACCGCGACGCCCTGCGCGCCGAGCTGTCCGCGGGGCCGATCACCTACTACGTGGGCTTCGACCCGACCGCGCCGAGCCTGCACATCGGCAACCTGCTGCAGATCCTCACGGCGCGCCGGCTCCAGCTGGCCGGCCACCGACCGCTGCTGCTGGTCGGCGGGTCGACGGGCCTGATCGGCGATCCCAAGGAAGCGGGGGAGCGGGTCATGAACACGCGCGAGACCGTTGCCGACTGGGTCGAGCGCATCGCCTCGCAGGTGTCGCGGTTCGTCGACTTCGACGGCGACAACGGTGCCACGATCGTCAACAACCTCGACTGGACGTCGGGGCTCAGCACGATCGACTTCCTGCGCGACATCGGCAAGCACTTCCCGGTCAACCGGATGCTGGCGCGCGACGTCGTCAGCAGCAGGCTCGAGTCGGGCATCAGCTACACCGAGTTCAGCTATGTCCTGCTGCAGTCGATGGACTTCCTCGAGCTCAACCGCCGCCACGGGTGCGTCCTGCAGACGGGTGGCAGCGATCAGTGGGGCAACATCACCGCCGGCGTCGAGCTCATCCGCCGTGCCGACGGCAAGAAGGCGCACGCTCTCGCGACCCCGCTGATCACCAAGGCCGACGGCACCAAGTTCGGCAAGACCGAGAGCGGCACGGTGTGGCTAGACCCCGAGCTCATGAGCCCGTACGCGTTCTACCAGTCGTGGATCCAGGCGGAGGACTCCAAGGTCGTCGAGTACCTCAAGCAGTTCACGTTCATCGAGCTCGACGAGATCGCGCAGATCGAGGCCGAGCATCTCGAGAAGCCCGGGTTGCGGGCCGCCCAGCGCCGGCTGGCTGCGGAGATGACGACCATCGTTCACGGGGAGGCCGAGACCGCGGCGGCCGAGCTCGCCTCGCGGGCACTGTTCGGGCGCGCAGAGCTCGCCGATCTCCCCGAGGCGACGTTGGCCGCGGCGCTGCGAGAGGCCGGTGCCGCAGAGCTCGCGGCCTCCGACCGGCCGACGATCGTCGACGCCCTCGTCGCCACGGGCCTGGCCGACAGCAAGTCGGCGGCACGTCGAGCCGTGGGGGAGGGCGGCGCGTACCTCAACAACGAGCGCGTGACCGACCCCGATCTCGAGCTCACGAGCGACCTGCTCCTCTACAGCACGTGGGCAGTCATTCGCAAAGGCAAACGCTCCGTCTCGGGCGTCTCGATCGCCTGA
- a CDS encoding tetratricopeptide repeat protein, whose protein sequence is MAESRGPRRDGGQGSSKGGTGRGAAGGGRGGKPAGQGGRDRRGSGDAPRGVGKPSDRRDGKPAPARRDGKPQTPRRDGKPYEARRDRRQEEGDRTAAQKIYDGPPIPDDVSASDLDKHARQALQGLPEKLADKVARHLVMAGLLLAEDPETAHKHALAARARATRTGLVREACGETAYACGKWAEALSEFRAARRMTGGYLYAPMMADCERALKRPDKAIAYDTTEIRSQLDDAGQIELSIVVAGARRDQGQYDAAIRLLETEPLHTKGRGEWVPRLRYAYADSLLAAGRKDEAIEWFHRTVAVDGNKTTDAEERLAELDKRPQS, encoded by the coding sequence ATGGCAGAGTCGAGAGGACCCCGCCGCGACGGCGGACAGGGTTCGTCGAAGGGCGGCACCGGCCGCGGCGCCGCTGGCGGCGGACGTGGAGGCAAGCCTGCCGGCCAGGGCGGGCGCGATCGGCGGGGCAGCGGCGACGCCCCCCGCGGTGTCGGCAAGCCCAGCGATCGCCGGGACGGCAAACCTGCTCCTGCACGCCGGGACGGCAAGCCGCAGACCCCGCGCCGCGACGGCAAGCCCTACGAGGCACGTCGTGATCGCCGCCAGGAGGAGGGCGACCGCACCGCGGCCCAGAAGATCTATGACGGTCCGCCGATCCCCGACGACGTCAGTGCATCCGATCTCGACAAGCACGCGCGTCAGGCGCTGCAGGGTCTGCCGGAGAAGCTTGCCGACAAGGTCGCCCGTCACCTGGTGATGGCCGGCCTCCTGCTGGCCGAGGATCCCGAGACTGCGCACAAGCACGCTCTGGCAGCGCGTGCCCGGGCCACCCGCACTGGCCTCGTGCGCGAGGCCTGCGGCGAGACCGCATATGCCTGCGGCAAGTGGGCTGAGGCGCTGTCGGAATTCAGGGCAGCCCGTCGTATGACCGGCGGCTACCTCTACGCGCCGATGATGGCCGACTGCGAGCGGGCGCTCAAGCGGCCCGACAAGGCCATCGCCTACGACACGACCGAGATCCGTTCGCAGCTCGACGACGCAGGTCAGATCGAGTTGTCGATCGTGGTGGCCGGTGCACGACGCGACCAGGGTCAGTACGACGCCGCGATCCGGTTGCTCGAGACGGAGCCGCTCCACACCAAGGGCCGTGGCGAGTGGGTGCCGCGTCTTCGCTACGCCTATGCCGACTCCCTGCTGGCAGCCGGTCGCAAGGACGAGGCGATCGAGTGGTTCCACCGCACGGTGGCCGTCGACGGCAACAAGACCACCGATGCCGAGGAACGTCTCGCCGAGCTCGACAAGCGTCCGCAGTCCTGA
- a CDS encoding single-stranded DNA-binding protein encodes MTHDIADPATDRPVNEVRLIGRVSAAPEIRMLPSGDELVSFRLVVRRSAAARRRSKQVVDTIECTVWRAALRRSVMRLEAGVEVAVTGELRRRFSRAGGGAVSWVSVEVDSCRRVPVPAVASDS; translated from the coding sequence ATGACCCATGACATCGCTGATCCTGCCACCGACCGACCCGTCAACGAGGTACGCCTGATCGGTCGGGTGTCCGCCGCCCCCGAGATCCGAATGCTGCCCAGCGGCGACGAGCTGGTGTCGTTCCGACTCGTGGTGAGGCGCAGTGCCGCGGCCCGCCGACGGTCCAAGCAGGTCGTCGACACGATCGAGTGCACGGTGTGGCGAGCAGCCCTGCGGCGCTCGGTCATGAGGCTCGAGGCCGGTGTGGAGGTCGCGGTGACCGGTGAGCTGCGTCGACGCTTCTCACGCGCCGGCGGCGGTGCCGTGAGCTGGGTGTCCGTGGAGGTCGACTCGTGCCGACGCGTGCCGGTGCCGGCGGTAGCCTCGGACTCATGA
- a CDS encoding HAD-IIA family hydrolase produces MTLGCTAQPLSTTYDLAMLDLDGVVYLGSDPIPGVATALAAARDRGMRLAYITNNASRTADTVADKLRAMHMPDVTDADVVTSAQAVAHLMADALPAGSAVLVVGGEGLRVPLEQRGLRCVSSLGDSPVAVVQGFHADIGWRDLAEAAYAIESGLPWYVSNTDLTVPTARGIAPGNGSLVQAVRNATGAEPIVAGKPQRALFDETIARVGGTRPLMVGDRLDTDIDGAINAGIDSLVVLTGVSSLQEIADAGDGHRPTYVAADLRGLDEDHPEVAIDGDQARCGSSVVSVVDGSVVIESGEPSSTTVLRAAVELAWHVHDRSDTPVRLDGTLVA; encoded by the coding sequence ATGACCTTGGGCTGTACCGCGCAACCGCTCAGCACGACGTACGACCTGGCGATGCTCGATCTCGACGGCGTCGTCTACCTGGGATCCGACCCCATCCCGGGCGTGGCCACCGCTCTGGCTGCGGCGCGTGACCGGGGGATGCGGCTCGCGTACATCACCAACAACGCCTCGCGCACGGCAGACACCGTCGCCGACAAGCTCCGCGCGATGCACATGCCCGACGTCACAGACGCCGATGTCGTGACCTCGGCGCAGGCCGTGGCGCACCTGATGGCCGACGCCCTGCCCGCCGGATCCGCCGTGCTGGTGGTGGGCGGCGAGGGCCTGCGCGTCCCGCTCGAGCAGCGAGGCCTGCGGTGCGTGTCGTCGCTCGGCGACTCCCCGGTCGCCGTCGTGCAGGGCTTCCATGCCGACATCGGGTGGCGAGACCTGGCCGAGGCGGCGTACGCGATCGAGTCCGGCCTGCCCTGGTACGTCAGCAACACCGATCTCACCGTGCCCACGGCCCGCGGCATCGCGCCCGGCAACGGCTCGTTGGTGCAGGCAGTGCGCAATGCGACGGGTGCCGAGCCGATCGTGGCCGGCAAGCCGCAGCGGGCGCTGTTCGACGAGACCATCGCCCGCGTCGGAGGCACCCGTCCGCTGATGGTGGGCGATCGCCTCGACACGGACATCGACGGTGCGATCAACGCGGGCATCGACAGCCTGGTGGTGCTCACGGGCGTCAGCAGCCTGCAGGAGATCGCCGACGCCGGTGACGGTCACCGCCCGACGTACGTGGCGGCCGATCTCCGTGGGCTCGACGAGGATCATCCCGAGGTGGCGATCGACGGCGACCAGGCCAGGTGCGGCTCCTCGGTCGTGTCCGTCGTCGACGGATCCGTGGTCATCGAGAGCGGCGAGCCGTCATCGACGACCGTGCTCCGGGCCGCGGTCGAGCTCGCGTGGCACGTGCACGATCGCTCCGACACGCCGGTGCGCCTGGATGGGACACTGGTGGCATGA
- a CDS encoding TlyA family RNA methyltransferase has protein sequence MSRRLRLDAELVRRGLARSREHASTLIDDGLVKVAGSVATKAATGVTTDQAIVVRESNEPSYASRGAHKLLGALAVFEPMGLTVDGRRCLDAGASTGGFTDVLLRKGAREICAVDVGYGQLVWSLQSDERVHVFDRTNIRHLEAADIGGPVELIVSDLSFISLTVVMPALTRVCEPSPKGDIVLMIKPQFEVGKSNLGKNGVVRDPALHADAVHRVCLSAHELGWGTRALAPSPLPGPAGNVEYFCWLRSDAEAPSLQAAHDVVAAGPLVVHEASS, from the coding sequence ATGAGCAGGCGACTGCGCCTCGACGCCGAGCTCGTGCGCCGCGGCCTGGCCCGCTCCCGAGAGCACGCCAGCACGCTGATCGACGACGGACTCGTCAAGGTCGCCGGATCGGTCGCCACCAAGGCCGCCACCGGCGTCACGACCGATCAGGCGATCGTCGTGCGGGAGAGCAACGAGCCGTCCTACGCCTCGCGCGGAGCCCACAAGCTGCTGGGTGCGCTGGCGGTGTTCGAGCCCATGGGGCTGACGGTCGACGGCCGCCGATGCCTCGACGCGGGGGCCTCGACCGGCGGTTTCACCGACGTCCTCCTGCGCAAGGGTGCTCGCGAGATCTGCGCCGTCGACGTGGGCTACGGCCAGCTGGTCTGGTCGCTGCAGTCCGACGAGCGGGTGCACGTCTTCGACCGCACCAACATCAGGCACCTCGAGGCGGCCGACATCGGCGGTCCCGTGGAGCTGATCGTGTCCGATCTGTCGTTCATCTCCCTTACGGTGGTCATGCCGGCACTCACGCGGGTGTGCGAGCCGAGTCCGAAGGGCGACATCGTGCTGATGATCAAGCCGCAGTTCGAGGTCGGCAAGAGCAACCTCGGCAAGAACGGCGTCGTCCGCGACCCTGCCCTGCACGCCGATGCCGTGCACCGGGTCTGCCTGTCGGCGCACGAGCTCGGCTGGGGCACTCGGGCGCTGGCACCCAGCCCGCTGCCCGGACCGGCCGGTAACGTCGAGTACTTCTGCTGGCTGCGCTCCGATGCCGAGGCCCCGAGCCTGCAGGCCGCCCACGACGTCGTCGCGGCCGGGCCGCTGGTCGTCCACGAGGCGTCGTCGTGA
- a CDS encoding NAD kinase, giving the protein MRRVLIAVHEGREEAVKVAAAFAADLRAEGIHVRVLEPEAEALLAAGVDDAEIVVAGPAAAADCELALVFGGDGTILRAAELCRGTETPVLGVNLGHVGFLAEADVDDMQDVVRSVVDCTYTVEERLTVDVSVMVGGEVVATNWALNEASVEKAARERMLEIVVEIDDRPVSRWGCDGIVCATPTGSTAYNFSAGGPIVWPEVQALLMVPISAHALFSRPLVVSPDSTLAIEVVGEQSSGVLWCDGRRAADLPVGSRVEVVKGRETVRLARLHEASFADRLVRKFDLPVAGWRGGAERRWEGRS; this is encoded by the coding sequence GTGAGGCGCGTGCTGATCGCGGTCCACGAGGGACGCGAGGAGGCCGTCAAGGTCGCCGCGGCCTTCGCGGCCGACCTGCGTGCCGAAGGCATCCACGTCCGTGTGCTCGAGCCCGAGGCCGAGGCGCTGCTGGCCGCAGGAGTCGACGACGCCGAGATCGTCGTCGCGGGTCCGGCTGCGGCCGCCGACTGCGAGCTCGCGCTGGTGTTCGGGGGCGACGGCACGATCCTTCGCGCCGCCGAGCTGTGCCGCGGCACCGAGACCCCGGTCCTCGGGGTCAACCTGGGGCACGTGGGCTTCCTGGCCGAGGCCGACGTCGACGACATGCAGGACGTCGTCCGGTCGGTGGTCGACTGCACCTACACCGTCGAGGAGCGCCTCACGGTCGACGTCTCGGTCATGGTCGGGGGAGAGGTCGTCGCGACCAACTGGGCGCTCAACGAGGCATCGGTCGAGAAGGCCGCCCGTGAGCGGATGCTCGAGATCGTCGTCGAGATCGACGACCGTCCCGTGTCGCGCTGGGGCTGCGACGGCATCGTCTGCGCGACCCCGACCGGCTCGACGGCCTACAACTTCAGCGCCGGCGGGCCCATCGTGTGGCCCGAGGTACAGGCCCTGCTGATGGTGCCGATCAGCGCCCACGCCCTGTTCTCCCGCCCCCTGGTCGTGTCGCCCGACTCCACGCTGGCGATCGAGGTCGTGGGGGAGCAGTCCAGCGGCGTGCTGTGGTGCGACGGTCGACGTGCCGCAGACCTGCCCGTCGGCTCGAGGGTCGAGGTCGTCAAGGGACGCGAGACCGTGCGCCTGGCCCGACTGCACGAGGCATCGTTCGCCGACCGGCTGGTGCGCAAGTTCGACCTTCCCGTGGCCGGGTGGCGCGGCGGGGCCGAGCGGCGCTGGGAGGGACGTTCCTGA
- the recN gene encoding DNA repair protein RecN — protein MADPRTIWQQLTLRDLGVIDSAELELSEGFTVITGETGAGKTMVVTALGLLRGDRADPGLVRRGAAQARIEASIGVPRGASAASAVEEAGGRIDDDVVILGRILSAQGRSRAVAGGATVPAALLTEVTDELVAVHGQSDQHRLLRAAEQRAALDRFAGEPFAAAFAAYAPVHARWRAVERTLDELRTHAQERARELDVLRFGLDEVEAVDPQPGEDESLKAEEGVLAHAESLARAADLAHRVLVGDADLTAARTQIAEASAHLQDVAGHDPTLDALTERVLEVGILVDEVGADLGAYSGGIELDPERLATLQDRRASLAALQRKYGPTLDDVLAWAEKGAARLGELGSDDDTVAALVAEQDELVPEVRRLAGEMSRLRAEAAGRLAELVDLELAQLSMPSAHLEVSVTTHADAVPGPHGLDDVELLFAANSGAGMRPLHKGASGGELSRLMLALEVVLADRTTVPTLVFDEVDAGIGGKAAVEVGRRLSRLAQHAQVIAVTHLPQVAAFADHHFVVSKDDDGTVTSSSVTEVEESGRVDELARMLAGQEESAAAQAHARELLELARDRS, from the coding sequence ATGGCCGACCCGCGCACGATCTGGCAGCAGCTCACCCTGCGCGACCTGGGGGTCATCGACTCCGCCGAGCTCGAGCTCTCCGAGGGGTTCACCGTCATCACCGGCGAGACCGGTGCCGGCAAGACGATGGTCGTCACCGCGCTCGGTCTGCTGCGCGGTGACCGCGCCGACCCCGGGCTCGTGCGTCGCGGTGCCGCCCAGGCGCGCATCGAGGCCAGCATCGGCGTTCCCCGCGGAGCGTCCGCGGCCTCGGCGGTCGAAGAGGCCGGCGGTCGCATCGACGACGACGTCGTGATCCTCGGACGCATCCTGTCGGCGCAGGGTCGCTCGCGCGCCGTCGCGGGCGGTGCCACGGTGCCGGCGGCGCTGCTCACCGAGGTCACAGACGAGCTCGTCGCGGTGCACGGGCAGTCCGACCAGCACCGGCTGCTCCGGGCCGCCGAGCAGAGGGCGGCGCTCGACCGCTTCGCCGGCGAGCCCTTCGCCGCGGCGTTCGCGGCCTATGCGCCGGTGCACGCCCGCTGGCGTGCGGTCGAGCGCACCCTCGACGAGCTGCGCACCCACGCGCAGGAACGGGCGCGTGAGCTCGACGTGCTGCGGTTCGGCCTCGACGAGGTCGAGGCCGTCGACCCGCAGCCGGGCGAGGACGAGTCGCTCAAGGCCGAGGAGGGCGTCCTGGCCCACGCCGAGTCGCTGGCGCGCGCGGCCGACCTGGCCCACCGGGTGCTGGTCGGCGACGCCGACCTCACGGCGGCGCGCACCCAGATCGCCGAGGCCTCGGCCCACCTGCAGGACGTCGCGGGCCACGATCCGACGCTCGACGCCCTGACCGAGCGGGTGCTCGAGGTCGGCATCCTCGTCGACGAGGTGGGTGCCGACCTGGGTGCCTACTCCGGCGGCATCGAGCTCGATCCCGAGCGGCTCGCGACGTTGCAGGACCGCAGGGCATCGCTGGCCGCGCTGCAGCGCAAGTACGGCCCCACCCTCGACGACGTCCTGGCCTGGGCCGAGAAGGGGGCCGCGCGCCTCGGCGAGCTCGGCAGCGACGACGACACCGTCGCGGCGCTGGTCGCCGAGCAGGACGAGCTGGTCCCGGAGGTCCGCCGGCTCGCAGGGGAGATGTCGCGCCTCAGAGCCGAGGCTGCCGGACGACTGGCCGAGCTGGTCGACCTCGAGCTGGCCCAGCTGTCGATGCCGTCGGCCCACCTCGAGGTGTCGGTCACGACCCATGCCGACGCTGTCCCCGGCCCGCACGGGCTCGACGACGTCGAGCTGCTGTTCGCCGCCAACAGCGGTGCGGGCATGCGCCCGCTGCACAAGGGTGCCAGCGGCGGCGAGCTGTCGCGGCTGATGCTGGCGCTCGAGGTCGTCCTCGCCGACCGCACGACCGTCCCGACCCTGGTGTTCGACGAGGTCGACGCAGGCATCGGCGGCAAGGCCGCGGTCGAGGTCGGCCGCCGCCTGTCGCGCCTGGCCCAGCACGCCCAGGTCATCGCCGTCACGCACCTGCCGCAGGTCGCAGCGTTCGCCGATCACCACTTCGTGGTGTCCAAGGACGACGACGGCACCGTCACCAGCAGCTCGGTCACCGAGGTCGAGGAGTCGGGGCGAGTCGACGAGCTCGCCCGCATGCTGGCCGGCCAGGAGGAGTCGGCGGCGGCGCAGGCACACGCCCGCGAGCTGCTCGAGCTGGCCCGCGACCGTTCCTGA